The Sesamum indicum cultivar Zhongzhi No. 13 linkage group LG2, S_indicum_v1.0, whole genome shotgun sequence genome contains a region encoding:
- the LOC105177461 gene encoding transcription factor bHLH25, translated as MEDYNFDHEMFDLKPIIPEIYTTVAHQQQPQTSGRSDGANGMMRMMMMSSSTSWNSCDAHQIIMNTNPSSSNSSPAATASAPPQLISFQNSNTSSYLPTHSDTPPNCHNYNLEMSKDYISSTPQVISFSANWADHEDDCGRLDNQYHAAADGAVSNKRVCTASRTPLQAQDHLVAERKRRERLGQLFITL; from the coding sequence ATGGAAGACTATAATTTTGATCATGAGATGTTTGATCTCAAGCCTATTATTCCTGAGATCTACACCACAGTAGCACACCAGCAGCAGCCCCAAACTTCTGGAAGATCCGACGGCGCCAATGggatgatgaggatgatgatgatgagcaGCTCTACAAGCTGGAATTCTTGCGATGCCCACCAAATTATTATGAACACAAACCCTTCTTCTTCTAATTCATCACCTGCTGCTACTGCTTCTGCCCCCCCAcagttaatttcttttcaaaactCAAATACATCATCATATCTTCCAACACATTCAGATACCCCGCCTAATTGTCATAACTACAATCTTGAGATGTCTAAGGATTATATTTCCAGTACCCCACAAGTTATAAGTTTCTCCGCTAACTGGGCTGATCATGAAGATGATTGTGGGCGGCTGGATAACCAATATCATGCTGCAGCGGATGGGGCGGTGAGCAACAAGAGGGTTTGTACAGCGAGCCGGACGCCGTTGCAGGCACAGGATCATCTCGTGGCTGAGAGGAAACGCCGTGAGAGGCTAGGCCAATTATTCATCACTCTT
- the LOC110011442 gene encoding transcription factor NAI1-like, whose protein sequence is MMNYMYNDDDQLDKASLLEDAINYLKALQERVNALEEEDEVIKKSSNMMNMDDHNSPSHNYYIGSTTTTSDQSSAEIRARISNRHVLIKICCRKQMGLMSRIPCEMEKMHLSVIDMRVMPFGEAALDITILAEMHSEFQGTVKEIVEHLQMCFFNSVA, encoded by the exons atgatgaattatatgtataatgatgatgatcagTTGGACAAGGCTTCTCTGCTGGAAGATGCTATCAACTACTTGAAAGCCCTCCAAGAACGAGTGAATGCCctagaggaagaagatgaggTGATCAAGAAAAGCTCCAATATGATGAATATGGATGACCATAATTCTCCTTCACATAATTACTACATCGGAAGCACAACTACTACTAGTGATCAATCATCAGCTGAAATCAGGGCCAGAATTTCAAACAGGCATGTTCTCATAAAAATTTGCTGCAGGAAACAAATGGGCTTAATGTCAAGAATTCCATGTGAAATGGAAAAGATGCATCTCAGTGTGATTGACATGAGAGTGATGCCCTTTGGAGAAGCAGCTCTtgatatcaccattcttgctGAG atGCATAGTGAATTCCAGGGTACAGTGAAGGAGATTGTTGAGCACCTGCAGATGTGTTTCTTCAACTCCGTGGCTTGA
- the LOC105175018 gene encoding protein phosphatase methylesterase 1: MENSSNLTPLPEDDSRNAEAAPHGATTKLPSAFSSKPDRPPIQTSSQKYAPLDWSDYFDQEDDVCIPDSESVFHIYKAGTEGPVVFCLHGGGYSGLSFALSASKIKEKARVVALDLRGHGKSSTNNDVDLSIETLCNDVLAVLKTMFGDSPPAVVIIGHSMGGAVAVHLAAKKVLPSLAGLVVVDVVEGTALASLIHMQKILSSRMQHFSTIEKAIEWSVKGGTLRNVESARVSIPGTLTYDDSRKCYTHRARLEETEQYWRGWYEGLSEKFLSCPAPKLLLLAGTDRLDRTLTIGQMQGKFQMVVVRHTGHAIQEDVPDEFANLILNFLSRNRIGPNGIEIPGIRRPSSAKP; this comes from the exons ATGGAGAACTCATCAAACCTAACCCCGCTTCCGGAGGACGATTCCCGTAATGCCGAGGCTGCTCCACACGGTGCCACCACCAAATTACCATCTGCCTTTTCCTCTAAACCTGATCGTCCTCCAATTCA GacttcatcacaaaaatatgCACCTTTAGATTGGTCCGACTACTTTGACCAAGAAGATGATGTTTGCATACCAGACTCAGAAAGT gtttttcacatttataaGGCGGGAACTGAGGGTCCAGTTGTTTTCTGTCTTCATGGTGGGGGTTATTCAGG GCTCTCTTTTGCTCTATCAGcaagtaaaataaaagagaaagctCGGGTAGTAGCTTTGGATTTGAGAGGACATGGGAAGTCATCCACCAACAATGATGTCGATCTATCTATTGAG ACTCTGTGCAATGATGTACTGGCTGTCTTGAAGACAATGTTTGGGGATTCTCCTCCAGCAGTTGTGATTATTGGCCACAG TATGGGAGGTGCAGTTGCCGTTCATCTTGCTGCAAAGAAGGTCCTTCCTAGCTTGGCTGGGCTGGTTGTTGTGGATGTTGTTGAG GGAACTGCATTGGCTTCTTTGATCCATATGCAGAAGATTTTATCAAGTCGAATGCAGCATTTCTCGACCATTGAGAAAGCG ATTGAATGGAGTGTCAAAGGTGGCACTTTGAGGAACGTTGAATCTGCCCGTGTCTCTATTCCCGGCACATTAACATATGATGATTCAAGGAAGTG TTATACCCACCGAGCTAGACTGGAAGAAACCGAGCAATATTGGAGAGGCTG GTATGAAGGCCTTTCAGAGAAATTTTTGTCATGTCCTGCACCAAAACTTTTGCTTTTAGCTGGGACTGATAGACTGGACAG AACCCTCACAATAGGTCAAATGCAAggaaaatttcaaatggtGGTAGTCAGACATACAGGCCATGCCATACAG gAGGATGTACCTGATGAATTTGCTAATCTGATTCTCAATTTCTTATCACGAAACAGAATAGGCCCCAATGGCATCGAG